In Acetomicrobium sp. S15 = DSM 107314, a single genomic region encodes these proteins:
- a CDS encoding ABC transporter ATP-binding protein, translating into MNETILSVKDLKIYYATKRGLLKAVDGVTFSVAKSQNLGLVGESGCGKTTAAKSILRLLPKNASIAGGEILLKGRDLTRLPLEEVRRLRWQEVSMIPQSAMNALDPVYTVGEQIVEAIKAHSTATRKEAMERVNYLFDLVGINPERINDYPHQFSGGMKQRVTIAMALALNPSLILADEPTTALDVIVQAQILKRIRELQETIGSSMIMVTHDMSVISETCDHVAVMYAGKVAESGPIKAIFEEAYHPYTLGLRNAFPSIFGEAKRLISIPGMPPNLISPPPGCLFRPRCPFAVEICSAQEPAMVEVSSGHRVACHRIDKADEIRDMAAMEETWPRIQAV; encoded by the coding sequence ATGAACGAAACCATCCTCAGCGTAAAAGATCTCAAAATTTACTATGCTACCAAGCGCGGCCTGTTGAAGGCCGTGGACGGCGTGACGTTCAGCGTGGCAAAGAGCCAAAATCTCGGCCTCGTAGGAGAATCAGGGTGCGGCAAGACCACAGCGGCCAAATCCATTTTGCGACTTCTGCCCAAGAACGCCTCCATCGCGGGTGGGGAGATTTTGCTAAAGGGGCGCGATTTGACAAGGCTCCCCCTCGAAGAGGTCAGGAGATTGCGGTGGCAGGAGGTCTCCATGATACCCCAAAGCGCCATGAACGCTCTTGACCCCGTATACACGGTTGGAGAGCAAATCGTCGAAGCCATCAAGGCCCACTCTACTGCAACCCGCAAGGAAGCCATGGAAAGGGTCAATTACTTATTTGACCTGGTAGGAATAAACCCCGAAAGGATAAACGACTATCCGCACCAGTTCAGCGGCGGCATGAAGCAGCGCGTAACCATCGCTATGGCTTTAGCCCTTAACCCATCGCTTATCTTGGCTGACGAACCCACAACAGCCTTGGATGTCATCGTCCAAGCCCAAATTCTCAAAAGGATCAGGGAGCTTCAAGAGACAATCGGAAGCTCCATGATCATGGTGACCCACGACATGTCGGTGATTTCAGAGACATGCGACCACGTGGCTGTGATGTATGCAGGCAAGGTGGCAGAAAGCGGCCCTATCAAGGCAATTTTTGAAGAGGCTTACCACCCCTATACGCTCGGACTCCGCAACGCCTTTCCAAGCATATTCGGAGAGGCAAAAAGGCTGATCTCGATCCCGGGGATGCCGCCGAACTTGATCTCGCCCCCTCCGGGATGTCTTTTTAGGCCGCGATGCCCCTTCGCCGTCGAGATCTGTTCCGCCCAAGAGCCAGCGATGGTAGAGGTTTCATCGGGACATCGAGTAGCATGCCATAGGATAGATAAGGCAGATGAGATTAGAGATATGGCAGCCATGGAAGAGACGTGGCCAAGAATTCAGGCAGTGTGA
- a CDS encoding ABC transporter permease, whose product MNALREHFEILMKDRLGMIGMAILVSFVLIAIFAPYIAPYDPMESQYRPDGSFARMDPPSREFIFGTTRMGRDVFSQVIVGSRVALIVGIISAIASTIIGVNVGLISGYYGGRIDNFLMRLTDIVYGVPFLPFVIILVAILGPGLGNTLLAIILISWRTTARVIRSQVLTLKQRVFIEAAKVSGAGNLRIIYRHIMPNIVPMALVYTAMNLSTAILTEASVSFLGYGDPLLVSWGKTLHMAYVAQAIYDAWWWVVPPGLAITLLVLSGFFISRAYEEIANPRLRQR is encoded by the coding sequence ATGAACGCGTTACGGGAACACTTTGAAATTCTGATGAAGGACCGCCTTGGGATGATCGGAATGGCGATCCTCGTTTCCTTTGTGCTAATCGCCATTTTCGCGCCTTATATAGCTCCATACGATCCGATGGAATCGCAGTATCGACCTGATGGGAGCTTCGCCAGGATGGATCCTCCGAGCAGAGAGTTCATATTCGGCACCACGAGGATGGGACGCGACGTCTTTAGCCAGGTCATAGTCGGTTCCAGGGTAGCCTTAATCGTGGGCATCATCTCCGCCATAGCCTCTACCATAATCGGCGTCAACGTAGGGCTCATTTCAGGATATTACGGCGGGCGGATCGATAACTTTTTGATGCGGCTGACCGACATAGTCTATGGCGTACCCTTCCTGCCCTTCGTCATCATACTGGTGGCCATACTGGGACCGGGCTTGGGCAACACGCTCTTGGCCATCATCCTGATCAGTTGGCGGACTACGGCACGAGTCATAAGGTCACAGGTCCTCACGCTGAAGCAGAGGGTTTTTATAGAAGCCGCCAAAGTGAGCGGGGCCGGGAACTTGAGGATCATATATCGTCACATCATGCCCAATATTGTGCCTATGGCACTGGTATATACCGCTATGAACCTCAGTACGGCCATTTTGACGGAAGCCAGCGTGAGCTTTTTGGGATATGGAGATCCCCTCCTCGTCAGCTGGGGAAAGACCCTTCATATGGCCTATGTGGCTCAAGCCATATACGATGCCTGGTGGTGGGTTGTACCTCCGGGTTTGGCCATCACGCTCCTCGTGCTCTCGGGCTTTTTCATCAGCAGAGCGTATGAAGAAATTGCAAATCCGAGGTTGCGACAGAGATGA
- a CDS encoding ABC transporter permease, with translation MWNYIVNRLFQMLVTLLVLSTLIFFLFRILPGDPLSMFIDAALPVEAQEAVMKQFGLDKPLWQQYITYMSNLFRGEFGVSFHYRQPVIEIIGEKVWSTAILMGAALVIAFAVGVFGGAIMAWIRGSKIEIFGTALALFFRSAPVFWTGMVVLLIFSYRLGWFPAGGMRSVGTEVLSNWDKFVSLDFLHHLVLPALTAALYYIATPLLVMRTAMIEVMNDDFIEMARAKGLSEWDVLTRHAMRNSLLPVVTVLCLMVGFAIGGQVLVETVFRWPGLGREMVAAIQRNDYPVAQATFFLMGILVIFLNLVADLLYGILDPRVTYD, from the coding sequence ATGTGGAATTATATCGTTAACCGCTTGTTTCAAATGCTCGTCACCCTACTGGTTCTCAGTACGCTGATTTTTTTTCTGTTTCGCATACTACCCGGCGACCCGTTATCCATGTTCATCGACGCGGCATTACCGGTGGAGGCACAAGAGGCCGTCATGAAGCAGTTTGGCCTCGACAAGCCTCTTTGGCAGCAGTATATAACCTATATGAGCAACCTGTTTAGGGGGGAGTTTGGCGTTTCGTTCCATTACCGGCAGCCGGTGATAGAAATCATAGGCGAAAAGGTCTGGAGCACCGCCATATTGATGGGAGCGGCCTTAGTGATCGCCTTTGCCGTGGGTGTATTTGGCGGTGCAATCATGGCCTGGATAAGGGGCTCCAAAATCGAAATCTTCGGCACCGCCCTGGCGTTATTTTTCCGCTCAGCGCCGGTATTTTGGACCGGGATGGTTGTGCTTTTAATCTTTTCATATCGCCTCGGCTGGTTTCCGGCCGGCGGCATGCGCTCAGTGGGCACCGAGGTTTTGAGCAATTGGGACAAGTTCGTTTCGCTGGACTTCCTGCATCATCTGGTGCTGCCAGCCCTCACAGCTGCACTCTATTACATCGCCACACCACTCTTAGTCATGAGGACCGCTATGATAGAGGTGATGAACGACGATTTCATCGAAATGGCCAGAGCAAAGGGCCTTTCGGAATGGGATGTCCTGACCCGCCATGCCATGCGCAATAGCCTTTTGCCGGTGGTGACAGTGCTATGCCTAATGGTGGGCTTTGCCATAGGAGGACAAGTGCTGGTAGAGACGGTCTTCCGATGGCCCGGCCTCGGGCGAGAGATGGTGGCAGCCATTCAGAGGAACGACTATCCCGTAGCCCAAGCTACATTTTTCTTGATGGGCATTCTTGTAATCTTTCTGAACCTGGTTGCGGACTTACTCTACGGGATCTTGGACCCCAGAGTCACTTATGATTGA